One part of the Deltaproteobacteria bacterium genome encodes these proteins:
- a CDS encoding formyltransferase family protein produces the protein MKITVFTSNQPRHLALVNRLADVSSTTYAVLECSTVFPGKVEDSYKKTDVMRRYFEKVIAAENALYGNISFSKSNVRTLAIKKGDLSMLGNEHLKEALCSDLYVVFGASYIKGWLIDYLVSKKAINIHMGVSPYYRGSACNFWALYDNKPEYVGATVHLLSKGLDSGPVLYHALPVLKGDTPFEFTMRAVEAAQESLVERISSNQIFDFQPQEQDRSQEIRYAKKSDFTDEVADEFLKRNLDGGNLASLLDKAVKPQLIAPFYR, from the coding sequence CGAGACATCTGGCCCTGGTGAACAGGCTTGCTGACGTTTCCAGCACAACGTATGCCGTTTTGGAGTGCAGTACTGTTTTTCCGGGGAAGGTGGAAGATTCATACAAGAAGACGGATGTCATGCGGCGCTACTTCGAAAAAGTAATCGCCGCCGAAAATGCGTTATACGGAAATATTTCCTTTTCGAAGTCCAATGTCAGGACACTGGCGATAAAAAAAGGCGATCTGAGCATGCTTGGCAACGAGCATTTAAAGGAGGCATTATGTTCGGACCTCTATGTGGTGTTCGGCGCCAGCTACATCAAGGGGTGGCTTATCGATTATCTGGTAAGCAAGAAGGCCATCAATATTCATATGGGTGTGTCTCCGTACTACCGGGGCAGTGCGTGCAACTTTTGGGCTCTTTACGATAATAAACCCGAATACGTCGGCGCAACAGTGCATCTTTTGTCGAAAGGGCTCGATAGCGGGCCGGTGCTTTATCACGCACTGCCTGTCTTGAAGGGCGATACCCCGTTTGAGTTCACCATGAGAGCCGTAGAGGCGGCGCAGGAATCGCTGGTAGAGAGGATTTCGAGCAATCAGATTTTTGATTTTCAGCCGCAAGAGCAGGATAGGTCGCAAGAAATCAGATATGCAAAAAAGTCGGATTTTACCGATGAGGTGGCCGACGAATTCCTAAAACGGAATTTAGACGGCGGCAATCTGGCTTCGCTGCTCGATAAAGCCGTTAAACCGCAATTGATCGCACCTTTCTATCGTTAA